Part of the Pseudoliparis swirei isolate HS2019 ecotype Mariana Trench chromosome 3, NWPU_hadal_v1, whole genome shotgun sequence genome, TGCAGGCGAGCGGCGGTGACGTCGACGCGGCTGACTGCTACCGGATCCACCCGCTTCAGAGCGGCGGCGACTCTGACGCCGACGCCTCGACAGACAACGGGAAAGATCCGTTGTCGGACAGTCGGGGACGAACGGACACACGGGACCCTCCGTCAACCACGCGTCTCGCCTCCGATAACGTGGACAGGGTGAAGAGTTTAGGAGCTGAGAGTTTACGGTTCGCATGCTTACACATTGACCCTGAGGGGGGAAGTGGTCTTTATATGCTGCGTCCATCCCTGCTTCCTCAGATGGAAGAGCTTCTCACGAAGAAAGAAGAGTCGGTTAACGCGGCAGGGGGTCGTGGGGTGGACGAGGGGAATAACACGAGCGTCGGAGTCGAAGGacacggggagggggaggggccgcgCGGGGGCCGCGCCGGCGCCGCCGGCTCGTTGTTTGGCGTCAGCGGCCTGGTGTTCCGGAACGTGCACGTCGCCCTCTGGAATCCGCCCGCCTTTCACGAGCTCCTCCTCACAGGTGTTTTCCCCTCGGAACGCGAGCCGATGAAATCGCTCGGACGGCGGCTGGAGTCGCTGCTCGCGCCCTACGGGGTCTCCTTCGTCGCGGGTCGGGGGGGTCTGCGTATGACGGCGCAGTCCAAGGGTTCGGTCGGGAAGGTGTTTGCGAGCGACGTCCGCGTCACCGCGTCCCTGAACTTGGACCTTCTTTCCACGCTGGTGTTCTCGCTCCCCGACTGGCGGCCGCTGTGGTCCCACGACCCGCACTTTTTACAACAGTTTGAGCGGCACCCGTCTCCGGGGACGGCGTTCCGCCCGCTGTCTCTGTTCCCCGAGCACTTCAGCTTCGACATTAGCTTCTGGACGGGGCCGacgtgggaggagaggaggttccacGGCGTGATCCGAGAGGCCAGTCGTGGGACGGTGGAGCACGTCGAACTCGTGGACACGTTCTCACAGCCGGACCTGAGCCGGACCAGCTACTGCTACAGGCTCAcctaccactcacacacacacgcgctgtcTCACACGCGAGCCCTCCGGTTTCATAAAGACATAgagacctctctgacctctcggCTGCATGTCACCATCAGGTAGCAACGTTTGTATCTTAAGGAGGACCAGGAGCTGAAGCTCTTTTAATTACAGTGTCCTTTTTGTTGTAGTTGAACAGTGTTTACAGTAGTTGAGGCATTGCGTGCTATAGTTGGTCATTGAAAAGTGATTTTACTGTGTGCTTTAAGTATCATTCAATCAACGTGTTATCAGATTCATCTTTATTGAACAGGTTTGACAACACAAACCATGTTTTCTGTAAATTGTAAACAAGTATACAGTAGTGCACTATTCGGCTTATTTAACATCAATTTGTAGTCAGTAGtcacagtaaaaaaaatgtaaaacatgttaTACTTGCTGTGACAAAGCATAAAAGAAAGTGTTCTTGCTAGTAACAGCCTGGAATCAAGTCCATGAGGCAGTTTATTCCTCTACAATGGTGGTGAAATACTCCTTCACCTGAGTAAAAGTAACACTACCAGTGTAAACATTCTGCATTCAAAACGATCATTCTTATAAGTACAGCTTTACATGATGAGTTCATGTAAATCCCAGCATAGCTTCAAACAACTCCATTTTGAGTGGATCTAATAGTAACTAAAAACGACTGAAGGATATGTGGGGCCTTTAATCCATAACAATGCATCACATTTATTAAATTGATTGTAGTGGCATTCCGTATAGTTCTGGGTCTTCTGGACCACAATTTTGAGTTAAGTCTTAGAAactattaattgacacgcgagtgagACAAGTGGTTCTtccataaaaaatgtttactaGAAAACATAGAGTTACAtgttcacacggtcaaaaaactatgtcgcttccaCGGAATAATTAATcactttttctacgttatacttcttgtggaaatgccacacacgtcgtcacatctagcgccccggtgtgaatgacttccgcatccagcgtcacgagagcagcagcagccaattagatccaacagcggagcagctcagcgctgattggctctcacaacgcagcgttctggttctgtgctgtgacgtcgctactcgcgagtgacgtcacggagctttGATCCAGAGTGTGTAAATAGAGCAGACTCGAGCGCTGTTCTGAGGTCTACTAGAGGATCTGGGAGAGTGCTGGGAACCATGGTAACCAGGATGTGTACCTTGGATACTCGTAGACTGGGTGGGGTGGTGGGCCAGAGCAGGCTCAAGCACTTGTCTCAAGCctacttgaggatctgggagagtcctGGAGACCAGGATGTGTACCCTAGGTACTCGTAGACTAGGGGGGAGGAGATAGATAtttctctgatatatacacacgtacatacataaatacatggtgaactaatcttacattaggttgttcagctgtagtaagacggctgaaggcctaggtagaaaatgcacggcccgcaactgcgactgacagtccaacacgcaggtgttatactgacgtaacgtcatctgattggaagcttacattcTGACAAGTTattcagcttttaaatacaataataacgaATACATGTTAACCTAAACATtatttcaaatcataatgaaaaagatgtatcttcagttaccttttttaatcttttcaaACTAAATTATTCTAACAAATTAAAACATGCATGTGGCTCTTACAGTGATCATATGTTTTAATTGTAGAAATCAAAGTACCAAGAAACTATACCAGCTAAATAAATCTGTTGAAGTAAAAATTACAGTTGAAGTATAGCTCCAATATGATATGTTAGTCTATTACAGACagttcatttgctctgcactcatacacacactttgctttttgcacactgtctatttaatattttttttgtatttgatttgatctgtcagtgttgttttgtgcatgtgtgttgtatatatatttacatatatattttattttgttttgtattttattttacctttattttacttgtatacttctatatctttcatccctgtttcttatattttgtgttttgttttttactcttgtgtgttgctgctactgtcacgacaaatttccccttggggattaataaagtatatatctatctatctatctagtctAGTCTAGTATAAGTATCTCCAAATTGTAATTAAGTACAGTACTTCCGTTTACTTTATATCTTTTCTCGGATGTTTATGCTCAATTGAGTGAGCGAAGTGAAGAGAAAGATGAGGCCAGTTTACTGAGAGGTCTCGTCGCCACAGCCAGTCTTTTGACTCGGAGCTGTCAATAACCGAGCAGCGGCGGAAATAAACGAAACACGACTCGGGGGCAACGTCTGAAAAGATGGCGGCCAAAGCGCTTCGGCAGCGGACCAGGCGGAGCAGCAGGCAAGATGCAAACAACGCAAACGTCCCCGCCGAAGCTCGGCCACCGAAAGAGGAGAAAGGCGGCGACGACAGCAAAGCCACAGAGACCCAACCAGAGTGAGTACGAGCTCGGGGGCAGAGACGACGTGAGACGCGTCGGTAGCTGGGAGCTCTAtccccggtgttacggtttaacaagcgaccgtgttaactggttcTGACAGCCCGAGTAGGGGGAAGCTAGCTGAAGCAAGTTTAGAGGACAGCGACGATTGGAAACGTCCGCCTAACACACACGAGACAATATATTCACAGTTTTAAAAATGCAGTGACTGTAAGTTGCGTTTCGGCCCCGATAGCTCGTTAGTTGCGTGTTTTTTAGTCAGGCGCCCCGGTCAGCTTCATTCATTCAACCTAGCTGCTCTCTGTAACACTGCTTTACCGAAAGCTGTCAACGGATAACCTCGTGAGTCAACTCGTGCTCAACGCGGATATAAACGTTTATTTTGACACGGTGATTGTTGTCGTTGATTCGTTGCTGAAGTCCGTTTGAAATGCAGCACGTCGGTGTGTGAGATGACGTGTCATCGCTGCAGCCACAGACCGTAACTGAGCTGACCCTGTGATGATGGGCGTGAACGTCGTTATCAATGTTACTATTAATACTTATGAATGGTTGTAAATACTGTCTTTATTTATTGTAGTCTTTCTGAACAGGCACACAGCTGTCCATATCAGGGAGGTAGATATAATCTGTATTTTCTTTACATAATTGGAGCAAATAaagtgtgttattattattattattattattatatttaatatatatatatatatatcttcagcAATCTGCTCATCGTAAACTAGAAACTACAAATGGCATAGATTGGATTCAAGGAttcatacatttacaatatgtgCAGTGAAATACTAATATGCTTTTATGACTGCTGAATAAtgagaataagaagaaaaaactatttttaaaggatacaaatatattcaatatgtcaacttaaaacaggacagagcCACaacggaaaacaaacaaacagacagactgCTTATAGCAAAAAAAACTGTAAGAGTAGTGGAGGACAGCTGTGCAACCGTATAATGACTTTAAATGGGCCTTTTGATTCAATGAGTGTCTCTGCTCAGTGTTTCTGCTGTTTTTCAATCCTCCCAGTAATTCAATcttttctctgcttctctgtaaAAGATATTTACTTTGTGTTCCACCAAACACATCATTTTTTAAAGTCACGGGCAGATAAATTAGCCAGCACGGAAATAATTACCATAATTGGAGATTTATTAGAAGCAGATGTGTTGGAAGCATCAATCAGCTAAAGCCTATGAATGTTTGGCCGCCATCAAAGCCCATCAAAAGGCAGGTTGCCTCGTGGCTAATTAGACGGTTTCAGATCTCGTTAATTTTCTGTTAAATATGCATGTAATTTTAAGAGACGTTGTGGTACATTTACATTATTGAATACATTTTGATGCTGAAGTGGACCGTAATTACAgtgcatatatttttttaaatgtgtattaggAATAATCAATTGTGcatctgtgtttttaatttgtattttgtagGTCAGTTAGTCGTGCAGGGCAGGTTTGGGCTCCAGAAGGCTCGACTGCATTTAAATGCCTCCTCTCCGCACGTTTCTGTGCAGCTTTGCTCAGCAACATCTCGGACTGCGATGAGACCTTCAACTACTGGGAGCCCGTGAGTTCAGAATGTCCGAATTGTTCCAGCGAGATACTGCTTCTCTTTTCGTGAACTGCTGATCTGCTAATCTGCTAACTGCGAATCTGATTGTTGCTTGTTTTGACAGATGCACTACCTGCTGTACGGCACAGGGATGCAAACATGGGAATATTCTCCGCTGTACGCCATCCGGTCGTACGCTTACTTGTGGTTACACGCGCTTCCCGCTTGTTTGCACGCCCATGTTCTGCAGACAAACAAGGTATCTATTCCAAACTCGCCGTCATTTCGACGTTTGTTGATATTTTTAAATTACGATAGCTAAATTACAGCATAATCATCAGCTCTTTTTTGTTTGATCCCAATTCTCTCTTTTGAAGCTAAGACTGTTTATTTTAAACTGCAAGAGTCCTCCTGTATGTAGGAACATAAACTCTGTGGGAAATTATTTAAACACGTGTGCTCCTTTTTaacaaattatgtatttttaatgagaaaaaaaaccaacctgaattctcacacacatttaacaatatttaatggcaagaagtttaacaaacaatcaAAGATCGTGGGTTCGTAGTGATCCAggctccacaggtacgagaTAAAGCGAGTGTTGCTGTCTAACAGGTCAGGAACGAAAGAGCGATTTCTCCCATTACAAAGAGATGCAGTATTACtcgtcagcagccaatcaccttCTCTCAGAAGTTAGTCTTTTGTCATTCAGTTCTGCAACACCTTCTTGTTGGCTAAaagtccgctatcaaaatggaggggtcaaacgtcacgaccccgggtcacaacgtcacttccggtcagacTACTAGAAAaagtcccttcacaataaaagtccagtatGTTACTTTCCGGATTAAAATAATGTCACAGGCTTCGACCGGcttcgacatttctgaaatactaactaccATCCATCCCCatgcaacatgcatacaaacatCACCTCTTGCCATTCACATTTTATCATCACATACGGTCAATACAGTAAACAGTGTCTTTCCCTAATGCTCTACAATACATTCATAATGcagtcataataatattctccctaatatttcgcattaccttcgcattgaaaatgcggaaggttatgttttgatcgccatttatttatttatttgtatgcatgttattcgcataataaaaaaagttttaaaccaaattgcatgaaatttggtgggatgattggttattatccggggaccatttcattagattttgggatcaatcgggtcaaaggtcaaggtcaaggtcatggaaaggtcaaactcttctttttaccatagcacggtcaatttttatccaattggcatgcaactaatgccaacatgttcataattcaatgcccaatcttgtgatatgcgaaggtaggcgctctaccgagtgcctgttctagttctATATGTATTGATTTAAAGCATAACACTTCCTCTATGTACATATGCAAAATCTAAATacactattacaacttaacagtacCTTTGCAGAAGCTTCATCGTTGCGTTGTGACTGCGTTGCAGGTGCTGGTGTTCTACTTTGTGCGGTGTGTCTTGGCATTCTCCTGCTGCGTCTGTGAACTCTATTTCTACAAGTGAGTGCACATTTCTTCATAAATGCAAGGGAGCGTCCTGAGGGGTTTGTGGCTTGTACTTGTTTGTAATTTAACCGTTTGTTTTGCGTGTGCGCCGCAGGGCGGTGTGTAAGAAGTTCGGTTTGCACGTGGGCCGTCTGATGTTGGCGTTCCTCGTCCTGAGCACCGGAATGTTCTGCTCGTCTGCAGGTCGGTCCGATtgattcactttttaaaatccaTTTCCGTCTCTTGACGtctgtttctttctctttcttttcctatTTCCATTTATATATTCACCTTCATCCCAGATTTGTGTTTACCTCCATCTTTTCGGAATAACTTGCGACAGATGTTTTATATACacgctaccgttcaaaagtttggggtcacttagaaatgtccttatttttcaaagaaaagcatattTTCAATGAaggtaacattaaattaatcataaataccctatatacatagttaatgtgtcaaatgactattctctgttgtttaatgaagtctcgacaggtgtatagaggcccatctccagtgttctaatggtacattgtgttatcgccttagaagactaacggaggggtagaaaaccgttgaaaaccctttttatgtgagcgcagctgaaaacagttatgctggtgagagaagctataaaactggccttcctttgagccacaagtttaaagaacaacattaatatttcaaataaaaatcattatttctaactgtgtaaatgtcttgacgatattttatattcatttttcaattaatttgataaataaaagtgagttttcataaaaaacaccaaattgtctgggtgactccaaacttttgaacgatagtgtatACACTAATAAACAATATGGAGCAGTACGTAAACATAAGAAAAGGGACATTTAATATTTGTGATGCATTTCTGGTCTTTGTGTTCACTGTCGGATGAAAAAGGCTTTGCAGAGATGTGTGTCAGTGACGGGTTCTATTTTTTGTCTCGTCAGCATTCCTGCCCTCTTCCTTCTGCATGTACACAACACTGGTTGCCATGACGGGATGGTTTCAGGACTCCACGCCGTTAGCCGTCCTGGGCGTGGCAGCCGGCGCCATCGTCGGATGGCCGTTCTCCGCTCTCGTCGGGTAAAGGCGCGAAATCAAATGCCTCGTGACAAAATGTACGACTCTTATAATcaactttcatttaaaaaaattctcctCAGGATTCCCATCGCCTTCGACCTGCTGGTGTTAAAAAGGCAGTGGAAGAGTTTCGTCGCCTGGTTGGCGGTCGCTCTGCTTCTGCTGCTGGTGAGAGGACTTTGGTATTTCTTTATATGCAGATAAAACAAATCGGGATTTAAATGTCACGGGGCAAAGGTGCACGTGTCGTCATTTCTTCGCGGTGTCACAGCTGCAGTGTTTGCACAGAGTTTATGAGGATGCAGGAATATTATGGGATATTACGTTCTGTGCCACACAAATAATGATATACTATAACATAGGCCTTATCATGGTCAATATGTGCTCTTACTACATGTAAATGGGCCATTCACGTTGCCTCTGTTTGTCCTTTTGTGTTCCTCAGGTACCCCTCGTGGCAGTAGACTCTTACTTTTATGGCAAACTGGTCATTGCTCCGCTCAATATTCTGCTCTATAACGTCTTCACACCTCATGGACCTGATCTGTATGGTAATATAACAGCACACATCAATAATGTATCAGGAAAAATGGAATTGTGACCTGATATTATTTTCCTCCTCTGGATGTGATTTTTAAGTCCTATTTTGTCACGAAGCTCTTTtcataatgttttatttttttaatataacaatataattgACATATCTAATTCAGCATGTTACACAGAACCCTATTTGTGAAACAGACTATTAATCATTCTGTTCTACACAATGCTGGAAGTGATGATGCATGTTTAGGGTTTTTATGATggcaatatttttgttttagtgACAGAACGGAGCAAATGGAAGTGAGAACAATTTAAAGCTGCACTGTTTATAGttgccactagagggcgtcacATCATCAACACTagtactttaacccttgtgttgccttcgggtcaatttgacccgattcaatgtttcaggtcaatatgacccgattcaatgtttaaccctcctgttacctttatatttactaacatattttacccttgaggtcaatatgaccccagctattaaaatctccagaaaattattagaattaatattgttttccaagtttaagtgtgaggtactttatgtttgtttgttgactcccgaaagaacaccgacattaaacattgaatcgggtcaaattgacccgaaggcgacaggagggttacatattgaatcgggtcaaaatgacccgaaggcaacacaagggttaaaaccttTTGAATGAGTGCCAATAGGTTGCAAATAGACAAATTCACAGACAATAACACAATAGTATTTCATGTTTTACCTGTTTTTATAACAACATCTCTGACTATCCCCTCTGGAGTTGCCCTTTAAATAACTTGTATTTATTGTGATGGTTTGGACATGTGCTGTTATATCAGGGTaggaaatttacatattttttagggggcaatttttgcccccactgactgaaatccatgggcatttaaaaagaaattgtgaaataatttttaacctttgttaaaaaaatataaatatacttgtTTAAGCTTACAGTaaatgagcaattgtcataaaaatggcaataataagactattaggcagtagtctgcggattcaaagtgttttcttagattttttttacaaacataaaacataaatcagacaatgatattcaattttattcttatttatttgtggttattttttattaaattatttaaaacaactattaacaattaaaatgtcttcttttttataattcaaaattatttgtattgattttttttacctACCTTGTACAGGCAATACAGCTGGGACGGacacaacaaagacaaaaaacaaaatgctcgtaaattatctaaattatgggggcattttttgcccttCCTCTAGTGATAtcgggggcaaaattatatttctcagGGGcggttttgccctttgccctcctgtatttctgacgctgcgttatatatatatacaggactgtctcagaaaattagaatattgtgatgaagttctttattttctgtaatgcaattcaaaaaacaaaaatgtcatgcattctggattcattacaaatcaactgaaatattgcaagccttttattcttttattattgctgattatggcttacagcttaagaaaactcaaatatcctatttctaaatattagaatatcatgaaaaagtatactagtagggtattaaacaaatcacttgaattgtctaattaactcgaaacacctgcaagggtttcctgagccttgacaaacactcagctgttataaatcttttttttacttggtctgaggaaatattaaaattttatgagataggattttagagttttcttaagctgtaagccataatcagcaatattaaaagaataaaaggcttgcaatatttcagttgatttgtaattaatccagaatgcatgacatttttgtttttttaattgcattacagaaaataaagaactttatcacaatattctaattttctgagacagtcctgtatatatatatatacatatattgtgtgtTGTTTGATTTTCAGGTACAGAGCCGTGGCATTTCTACTTTTCTAACGGGATCCTGAACTTCAACCTGGTGTTTGCTCTGGCCCTGTTGTCGCTGCCCCTCACGGCTCTCATGGAGACGCTGTTACAGCGGTTCAATGGTGAGCAGGGAAACGGCCGTCTGCCTCAGCAGAACAATAAGTAGAAGTGGTTTGGTAATGACGTACTCGGGTACTTTTCACCTCGTCGTATGAACATTTATATAAGAAGGTGTTTTTGGAAACGGATTGAATGTAATACAATCATTATTATACTGTTATAACACAGCTCGAGCCCTGAAGCATAGACAGTATGCGGCTAAACCGAGATCATCTTCCACTGTTCAAACTGTTTTAGCGGTGATGTAAATATTGAAAGTGGcgtctgtgtgcctgtgctcACGTGTGTTTCCTGCAGTGCAGAACCTGGGCCGCCCGTACTGGCTGACTCTGTCTCCCATGTATCTGTGGATGTTGGTTTTCTTCACCAGACCTCATAAAGAAGAGCGCTTCCTCTTCCCCATCTACCCTCTCATCTGCCTCAGCGGGGCAgtcgccctctcctctctgcaggtgtgtgttttgCTGTTTTCCGCTTGGACCCCTTTTTGGAATCTGGAAAAAACTTTAGTTGTTTCTGATTCTCATTGTACTTCCTGCAGAAATGCtaccacttcctgttccagcGCCACCGGCTGGAGCACTACACGGTCTCCTCCAACTGGCTGGCTGTCGGCACCGTCGTGGTTTTCTCAGTGCTGTCCCTGTCTCGCTCCGTCGCCCTcttcaaaggtgtgtgtgtgtgtgtgtgagagaaagactgATGGGACGTGTCGGCGTCCGCAATCAGCAGCGTCAAAGATGTCTTCAGTGGTGGTTTAGGCTGGAATGTTAGCCCGCACATTCATCTGCTGCTGTGTTCACGCTGGTGTGGCGATACTAACTGCCAAGCACGCCGTGCGTTAAGTGATGATGATTTTTAGCATTTTAGTATGATACTTCATTAAAGGCGCGGGATCAGGCAGCTGACTGCTCGCGATCAAGACACTGCGCGCACTTGCATGCGCGCGCGctttaaaaataagtaaaataaaaaataaaaatgccgaACAGACTGAGGAAAGACTCATGGCTCAAGCAGAAGCAAGAGAAAAGACTTGTTTcgccaacaacaaacaaaaaagttgttggttcatgaatgattatacacaatattactattattatagggtaGATCACTGCAACATCGATGTGCGCCACCCTTTTTTCCCTGACCTGCCtttacctggtgtgtgtgtgtgtgtatgtgtgtgtgtctctgtgtgtctctgtgtgtgtgtgtctctgtgtgtgtgtgtctctgtgtgtgtgtgtgtctctgtgtgtgtgtgtgtgtgtctctgtgtgtgtgtgtgtctctctgtgtgtctctgtgtctctgtgtgtgtgtgtctctgtgtgtgtgtgtgtgtgtctctgtgtgtgtgtgtctctgtgtgtgtgtgtgtctctctctgtgtgtgtctctgtgtgttgtgtgtgtgtgtgtgtgtctctgtgtctgtgtgtgtgtctctgtgtctctgtctgtgtgtgtcaccttCGCGAAGTCGCTGCCGTTTGAAACAAAATGGACGTGTCGTCTCGTCGCAATCAGCAAAAGATGTCTTCTTCGCGTGGTGGTTTAGCTGCACGGTATGGCGACTAACAAAACCCCCGACGTTAAGAGCTGatgtgatttattattatttatgatacttcattaaaagagtggGGATCAGCGCGCCGCGCTGCTCCGTCTGTTGACTGCGCGCACTGCGCGGCGCGCTCACAGTGCGTTAAGTGGCGAATTTTTcggaattaaaataaaaataaaaaaatgccagaagtgaaatatttaagttcagtctgtaaatttctgtaactctacagctgctcatcctgatgaactctgtatcctctggtcagatacagactaacggcctcagtgtataatcaatgctatcatggctccatgtagtttcattaatatattgtatactaataatactgccatttgttaagtgttgaaaaagttggtaaaaagtgaaccatacagatattttatttattactattatagatcaatataccagtatcgttttatggtattgtatcagtatcatgatatttatggcaggtatggtatagaagatcgtgacaaccaggtaaaggcagaacagactcgaggaacagactcatggctcagcagagcacaagatttaaagacttgttcacgccaacaacaacaaaagtaagttggttcatgaatgaccatattatacacaatattactattattatagggcccgatcactgacttggtgtcagaatggaggacctatagattatcatacaacgtccaacatcgatgtgcgctcacctttttcacccctgacccgttttcatgcctggtgtgtgtgtgtgtgtgtctctgtgtgtgtgtctctgtgtgtgtgtctctgtgtgtgtgtgtctctgtgtgtctctttgtctctgtgtgtgtctctgtgtgtgtgtgtgtctctgtgtgtgtctctgtgtgtgtgtgtgtctctgtgtgtgtgtgtgtctctgtgtgtgtgtgtgtgtgtgtgtgtgtgtctctgtgtgtgtgtgtgtgtctctctgtgtgtctctttgtctctgtgtgtgtgtgtctgtgtgtgtgtgtgtgtgtgtctctgtgtgtgtctctctgtgtgtgtgtgtgtctctgtgtgtgtgtctctgtgtctctctgtgtgtgtgtgtgtgtctctgtgtgtgtgtctctctgtgtgtgtgccagcaGTTCAACATAAATACATCAACACATGTTCCCATGGTCTCCAGGCTACCACGCCCCTCTGGACCTTTACCCAGAGTTCTATCGCATCGCCAAGGACCCGAGTCTCCACTCGGTCCCTGAAGGCCGccctgtggttgtgtgtgtgggcaaaGAGTGGCACCGCTTCCCCAGCAGCTTCCTGCTCCCCCACAAGTCAGAACCCGGGTTCTTTGTCCAATTCATTTACGGAACGCGCGTTTCCATTTTTGGGTCGCTGACGAGTTTCTCTTCCCAAAACCTACAGCTGGCGACTTCACTTCATTCAGTCCGAGTTCAAAGGGCAGCTGCCTCAGCCGTACGGCCCGGGTCCTCTGGCCACTCGGGACCCACCGGAACACATGAACGACCAGAACCTGGAGGAGCCGACCCGATACGTGAGTCCGCTCGGACGCGCGGACGCCGCATTCGCGAGCAGACGGGAGTTTTCATTGG contains:
- the fdxacb1 gene encoding ferredoxin-fold anticodon-binding domain-containing protein 1 isoform X1, translated to MSPLRSILLVGEGNFSFSASVSQLESEASITATCPQHQEEALRHDGAADNITTVRDSGGAVLFEVDCTRLGECASLRGCVFDRVVFNFPHCGRKSGVKKNRELLKHFFISCGQVLSEDGEVHVSLCNGQGGTPADQPRREWHNSWQVVAMAAEAHLILSDVRPFERENYQSYKCTGYRSQDKGFHVEKGLLHVFTRSPPYTSAQTLEVEEAVEGDRVVYAMPAELSDYIFRGFLCSGSAHPVRLVQEFLLKGLSEKWSVSMTTETIPFLLAAKRLQASGGDVDAADCYRIHPLQSGGDSDADASTDNGKDPLSDSRGRTDTRDPPSTTRLASDNVDRVKSLGAESLRFACLHIDPEGGSGLYMLRPSLLPQMEELLTKKEESVNAAGGRGVDEGNNTSVGVEGHGEGEGPRGGRAGAAGSLFGVSGLVFRNVHVALWNPPAFHELLLTGVFPSEREPMKSLGRRLESLLAPYGVSFVAGRGGLRMTAQSKGSVGKVFASDVRVTASLNLDLLSTLVFSLPDWRPLWSHDPHFLQQFERHPSPGTAFRPLSLFPEHFSFDISFWTGPTWEERRFHGVIREASRGTVEHVELVDTFSQPDLSRTSYCYRLTYHSHTHALSHTRALRFHKDIETSLTSRLHVTIR
- the fdxacb1 gene encoding ferredoxin-fold anticodon-binding domain-containing protein 1 isoform X2 — translated: MSPLRSILLVGEGNFSFSASVSQLESEASITATCPQHQEEALRHDGAADNITTVRDSGGAVLFEVDCTRLGECASLRGCVFDRVVFNFPHCGRKSGVKKNRELLKHFFISCGQVLSEDGEVHVSLCNGQGGTPADQPRREWHNSWQVVAMAAEAHLILSDVRPFERENYQSYKCTGYRSQDKGFHVEKGLLHVFTRSPPYTSAQTLEVEEAVEGDRVVGFLCSGSAHPVRLVQEFLLKGLSEKWSVSMTTETIPFLLAAKRLQASGGDVDAADCYRIHPLQSGGDSDADASTDNGKDPLSDSRGRTDTRDPPSTTRLASDNVDRVKSLGAESLRFACLHIDPEGGSGLYMLRPSLLPQMEELLTKKEESVNAAGGRGVDEGNNTSVGVEGHGEGEGPRGGRAGAAGSLFGVSGLVFRNVHVALWNPPAFHELLLTGVFPSEREPMKSLGRRLESLLAPYGVSFVAGRGGLRMTAQSKGSVGKVFASDVRVTASLNLDLLSTLVFSLPDWRPLWSHDPHFLQQFERHPSPGTAFRPLSLFPEHFSFDISFWTGPTWEERRFHGVIREASRGTVEHVELVDTFSQPDLSRTSYCYRLTYHSHTHALSHTRALRFHKDIETSLTSRLHVTIR